The Acidobacteriota bacterium genomic interval ATCCTTTGAGTGGTTAGTGGTTAGTGGTTAGTGGTTAGTTCTTGGTTTTTCTTCGAAAGTATTGATTTCTAACCAATAACCACCAGCTTATTGATTGATATCAACTCCAACCGGGCTTCACTGATCCGGTATTGAATTTTCGGGTGAAGGGCGACTTGAAATAGAATCGGCGTGATAATAATCGGCGATGAGTCGAACCACCAGACCGTAACTCCCAATGCCAGCGGTGACGTTGTTGGCGCGCAGGTAGGTATGATTGACGCGCTGGCTGAGGTCCTGCCAGATGCCGCGATACCGGGCCCAAAACACACTCACGGCTTTTAAATCGGCTCGGGGGCCGACGGCAAACTGCTCCAGCAGTTCCTGAGAGCAATCACGGGTCTCACAGGCATCACGCAACAAGTAGCGTGCTCCCAGCAAATACCCGGAATAGCGACAATAGGGCTGCTCAGCGGTGATGCAAATCAAAAAAGCAACGAAGTTGGCTTCATCCTCGGGGGCAAAGCCGCGTTGATGTGCCATTTCGTGGGCAATGGTGAATGGCAAATCACACCCCGGCATATCAGTATTGAAATTCGGTTCGCCGGTAAACGGAAAGTACACCCCTGAGATACCGGCATATGACAGCACTGGCGAGAAAAAAACCGGTTTGGCGGGGCTGTACGCCCCCTGGGCCGTTGGTCCAATCCAGGTTGCACGACGGAAAGTAGCCTCCAGATCAGCCCGAACCACATCCAGGGAAATGGCCATCACGCCTGGTGACATGGAACCGGCCTGGGTTTGGGCTTCCGCGTAGGCACGATTGGCTTCGGCAACCAAAAACCGGCAGAGATTTTTCACTTCGGCAGGTGTTGCCTGATGCGAAGGGATCGCCAGCCGCTGGGTTACCGGCAACCGGGCGTAATTCAATCCCCAGCAGAGTTGAAACCCCAGAAGCAATATTCCACCTGCAACCAGCGCATTGATCCCGCCGGCTTTGACCAATCCTTTCCAATCGGCGCGATTTTTCCACGTTTTTTGCATCAACCACACACTGCCCGCCAGAGCGAAAATGATCGCCAGCCCAACAAGAACTTCAGCCAGTGAAAAGGGCAGCCAACCGCTTGTAAACCAGAGGCCACGGGCCATCAGCGGATAAAGGGCTTGCCCATAGAGGGCTTCAACCACTCGTGGAGAGCGTGGCGCACCAATCTGAAGCACACCTCCGGCCAGGGCAAGGCCAATTGCCAGCCAGCGAAATCGGCTGAAATTCTGAAATCGTGCCGGAACCGACATGCATCCCCCAGAGTGAAGTGACAAGGTGACCAATGACCAGGTGACAAAGTGACAAGGTGATCAATGACCAGGTGGCAATCGAGATTCCAATATCAGGAATTGTTGACAGTAGATAACTAAGAGAATCAGTTGCTCTATCTAAAATCAATTAAATCAATATAATAGAATAAAATTCAATATTCACACTTTATTTTCAAGAAAATACTGTTGACAGTAAATTATTTCAAGTGTACAGTGTGTCCAACCTTAGATGAAGAATAAATCACTGGCAAGAAAACCGGCATTCAAAAATCAGGTTTGATTCCATTTGATTTATTGAATTCAACACCAGAGTTGAGCCTTACCCCTTAGCCCAATGGTAGTTTATGACGATACAGACCGCTGAATTGACCGAACACCAATTTCTGGGGACTTCTGAACTGGCTGATGCTGCCGCCCAACTTGTTCTGCACGTGGTGCCAGCTCAAAACCGGGGCAATGTCAGCGATTTGCCTGACGAACGAACTGTCCGCTACTACCTGGCACAATCGCTTTTGTCTGAACCACTTGGACGGAAAGGGTCGGCTTCGATCTTTGGGTATCACCATTTGCTTGAACTGCTGGTCATCAAACGGTTGCAAGCCCAAAACTTGCGAATCAAACAGATTCGGGAGCAACTGACGGGGAAATCAACGGCTGAACTGGAAGCGATCCTTGAAATTCCAGGGTCACCTGAACCGCCCGATGACTTTGAACTGCCTGATACTTCAGCGACCGCGTTTTTGGAATCGCTCCTGGCTGAAAAATCGGTTGACCCAGGCGCCACCCAGCGGCAAACCAGCACGATGCCTGTAACCGCCAGCCAGCCAACGCATTCCGCCTGGACCCGAATTGACCTTGAACCAGGGTTGGAATTGCACATTCAGACCGGCTGGCAATTTCCAACCGAGGCCACAACCCGACACCGGCTAGCCCGACGCATTCAGGATGCCCTGTTGGAAGCTGGCCGCCGAAAGTAAGATCATTTAGGGTTCCGGGTTCCGGGTTCCGGGTTCCGGGTTCCGGGTTCCGGGTTCCGGGTTCCGGGTTTTCGAAAGGGGAATTCGTCCCGTTCATCCTTTTGGTCGTGTGGGTCCATGATTATTTTCTTGAACCCTGAACCCTGAACCCTGAACCCTGAACCCGACTATGGAACACCTTCCCAAACTGGAACTGATCTCTGAATATCCGGCGATTCCAGCAGCCTCTGACAAGAGCTTTTATGTGCTGGCGCAGGTCACGCCGCCAGAGATTGGGAAGGGAACGCATCGGCCACCGTTAAATCTCAGCCTGGTCCTGGATCGGTCAGGGAGCATGGGGGTTGAGAAACTCAATCATGCCAGGCAGGCCGCCTGTTCGCTCATTGATCGGCTGCTCCCAACTGACCGCCTCAGTCTGGTGACATTTGACACGCGGGTTGAAGTCCTGGTGCCGAGCACCCTGGTGACCGACAAACCAGCACTCAAGGCCGCCGTGGCTGAAATTTATGGTGGGAGTCGAACGGCGCTCCACGAAGCCTGGGTTCGAGGCGGACTCGAAGTCAGCCGCCACGCCACCGCCAGTTCAATCAATCGCGTCATTCTGTTAACGGATGGAATCGCCAATGTCGGGGAAACCCGTCATGAAACCATCTTGAACCACACATCAGAATTAACCCAGCGTGGAATCACGACGTCAACGATTGGGATTGGGTTTGACTTTCAGGAAGAACTCCTGATTCCAATGGCCGAAGCTGGCGATGGCAACGCGTTTCATGTGGTTCGCACCACCGACCTTGAACCCGTGTTGACCGACGAAATCGAAAGCATGATTTCCCAAATTGGCCATTCCACCCGGCTTGGGTTTATGACGAGTGCCGGGTTGGACGTGCGTGAAATCCTCAACGATTTCACACCAGTTCATAAACAGGAGGTTCGACTTCCAAATTTGCGCGCTGGTCACCCGCTCCAGATTGTCCTGGTTATTGCGACCAACCGGTTGAAAGCCAATGCCAGGTCCCAGACGGTCTCAATCCGGCTCAACTGGCAGTGCCAGGCCACGGGAGATAATCACAGTGTCAGTCAAACGTTGTTTTTGCCGATTGGGCTCGCATCGGAAAAGGCCGCCCATCCCGAGGTTCGAAAACTGGTTGGACTGCTGACCATTGCCCGGATCAAACGTGAGGCCATGCGTCACATTGATGCGGAGCGCTATACGGAAGCCCAGCAGTTGATTTTGAGCGCCATCCAGATGACCGCCACGCTTTTGACAAATTTGGGTAACGATTTTCGATTACGGGCACAACTAAAGGTGCTTGACCAACTGGAACAGGACCTTGAACGGGGAGATGACCCGGCAAAATCCCGGAAATTTCTGGCCTATCAAAGTTATGCCACCAGCACCTGCCGATTGGATGGTCAGCCGGACCGAAAAACCGGAAGTTGAAGGTGGCTGAGGTCGAACAATTTGACCACCTGATTGATTTCAGGTCACTTCCCTCAATCGCTTTTTCGATGAGTTGAGGCAAACCGGGCAAACACAAACAGGTTTTGAACGTAGGATCAAAACTTAAATTTCAACCAAACCCTTAAATATACATTGAAATAGCATTCAGTATTTTACACTGCATTCAAGAACAGTTATTTTGACACAAAGGAGTAAACCACCTTGCCGAGCAGCACATTGGAGATTCCGATTATGACAGACCGTTCAGTTCACCCAACCAGTCAGCTCGCAGTAAAAATCTCGGCGTTGACCGACGTTGGTCGGGTTCGAAGTGGAAATGAAGACAATTTTTTAGTGATAGACCTTGAGACCGGATTTACCTGGACTGCAGATTCCGATCCTCCCGAAAATAATCCTTTCACCATTACCCCAACGGAAAGCGGCCTGTTATGTGCTGTTTCGGATGGAATGGGCGGCGCGGCTGCGGGTGAAGTTGCCAGTAAGCTGGCGGTTGCCTGGTCAGGTTGGATTATGTCGGAAGCCTGTGCCCACCCCGACCTCAAAATTTATCCGTTTCACGAGCGCCTTCGACTCGCCATTGAACAAGCCAATATCCAAATCGCCATGGCGGCTGAAGAAGCCCCGGAATTTTCCGGCATGGGCGCCACCTTTACCGCCGCCGGGATTCAAGGAAGCACCCTGACCCTGGCTCAGGTCGGGGACTCGCGGGCGTACCTGATCCGCAATGGGCATATGGTCCAACTGACCCGTGATCAATCGCTGGTGGCCCAGTTGATTGAAATGGGGTCCATTACCGAAGAAGAAGCCGAATTTCACCCCTACCGCAATGTCATTATGCAGGCCCTCGGGGCCAATGCCTGGGTTGAAGTCGCCGTCCAGGTCATCAACCTGTGCCAGGGAGACCTGGTCCTGCTGTGCAGCGATGGACTCTCGGGCAAAGTCCGCAAAGACCAGATGCAGAAACTCATTACCGAAGTCAGCAATGATCTGCGGCTTGGGGTTCGCAAACTCATCTATGCCGCCAACGAAGCTGGCGGCGACGACAACATCACGGCGGTGCTGCTCCACTTTACGGGAGATCACCTGCCACATCCGGATGGTGAACCAGTCACGGCGCCACAATCGCTCGAACGTGATCGCTCTCTGCCCCGGCGGGTTGAAATCCAGTATGTCTCACCACAGGAAAGCGAATCCACGCTGGAATAGGGGTTCAGGGTTCGGGGTTCAGGGTTCAGGGTTCTCTAATCCCAGGATTAAGCCGTTCTGATCAATCAGTTCTTTTTGGTTTTTAAACAAAACGGCCTGCCGAAATGGCAGGCCGTTTTCCTTTCAAAAAAGGGAGCTGATATGAGTCATTTTGTTCTCAGGGATTCGAAAACCCTGAACCCCGAACCCTGAACCCCAATTTATTCTCCTGGTCGCATCAAATTGTTGATAAAGCTGGAAAGCTGATTCAGGTCATGTTGACCGAGGCCCGAAATCTCGCTGGTCAGGCGCTGTAAATTCATCCGACCGGCCAGTTCTTCTTCAGACGATTGAATTAACACCGTTCCCTGGCCAAAGAAGTCAATTTGTTTTTCTTCGCCTGAAGTCCGGCCCAAAACCATGGAGCCGACCACGTCAAAGATGTTGCGAATGTAGGAATAATCGTAGTGATAGGACGGGCTCGGGCAATCGGCCCAGCCGAGCAGTGCCTGTTCGTCAACCCGGCATGGCGGTTCGATAAAATGAACCGGTCCGTTGGACGATGCCAGAAACGTCCCCGTTCCCATCAGCGTCAAATAGCCCGGCTGGGTTGATTCCTGACAGATCAGGCTTGAATCAAATCCCAGCACGTGGCTGCTTTTCACCGTCAGATTGCCGCTTTCCAGGTTGTACGAAGCGATATTGTTGCCATTGTCGCCCAAAACGACTTTTCCCTGGCCGTTGACGATCACAAAATCACCAATGTAGCCGGGAGCGTTAAAAACCTTATCTACAATCACGGCATACATTGAGTCACCGAGCGCCGAAAACCGAAGGTTGCCGTAGTAGGCAATCATTTTGCCTTTGCGCATAAACATCGCGTCGCGCACTTCGAGGCAATAGCTGTAAGCATTAATGTTATCGTTGGATGGAAGTGTCTGGTAGTTATAGGAATTGGGCATAGGTCCACCTTCTTACCTCTCGCTTGCCTGGATGTACACCGTGCCGTTGCCGGTGAATTGCAATTGATAGCTTTCGCCGGACGTCTGGCCGACAAAGGTTTTCCAACTGACGTCGGTCTTGATGCTCGACGTCAGTTGTCCGCGATGGCCAATGTAGGCATCCGGATCAACAAACACCGGATTGGATGGGTTGACATCAATTCCGATCATATCTCCGTCAGACAGGACCGCCAGTTCACCGTGGCCTTCGAGCGTCGTGGTAAATAATCCCTGACCGGTCACCGCACCACGAACCAGCCCCGACATTCCACCCTGGTTGCCCATAAATTCGGTCCCGGCCCGTAACCGTGAGTCATAGGCC includes:
- a CDS encoding AIM24 family protein → MPNSYNYQTLPSNDNINAYSYCLEVRDAMFMRKGKMIAYYGNLRFSALGDSMYAVIVDKVFNAPGYIGDFVIVNGQGKVVLGDNGNNIASYNLESGNLTVKSSHVLGFDSSLICQESTQPGYLTLMGTGTFLASSNGPVHFIEPPCRVDEQALLGWADCPSPSYHYDYSYIRNIFDVVGSMVLGRTSGEEKQIDFFGQGTVLIQSSEEELAGRMNLQRLTSEISGLGQHDLNQLSSFINNLMRPGE
- a CDS encoding serine/threonine-protein phosphatase, with the translated sequence MTDRSVHPTSQLAVKISALTDVGRVRSGNEDNFLVIDLETGFTWTADSDPPENNPFTITPTESGLLCAVSDGMGGAAAGEVASKLAVAWSGWIMSEACAHPDLKIYPFHERLRLAIEQANIQIAMAAEEAPEFSGMGATFTAAGIQGSTLTLAQVGDSRAYLIRNGHMVQLTRDQSLVAQLIEMGSITEEEAEFHPYRNVIMQALGANAWVEVAVQVINLCQGDLVLLCSDGLSGKVRKDQMQKLITEVSNDLRLGVRKLIYAANEAGGDDNITAVLLHFTGDHLPHPDGEPVTAPQSLERDRSLPRRVEIQYVSPQESESTLE
- a CDS encoding DUF3810 domain-containing protein encodes the protein MSVPARFQNFSRFRWLAIGLALAGGVLQIGAPRSPRVVEALYGQALYPLMARGLWFTSGWLPFSLAEVLVGLAIIFALAGSVWLMQKTWKNRADWKGLVKAGGINALVAGGILLLGFQLCWGLNYARLPVTQRLAIPSHQATPAEVKNLCRFLVAEANRAYAEAQTQAGSMSPGVMAISLDVVRADLEATFRRATWIGPTAQGAYSPAKPVFFSPVLSYAGISGVYFPFTGEPNFNTDMPGCDLPFTIAHEMAHQRGFAPEDEANFVAFLICITAEQPYCRYSGYLLGARYLLRDACETRDCSQELLEQFAVGPRADLKAVSVFWARYRGIWQDLSQRVNHTYLRANNVTAGIGSYGLVVRLIADYYHADSISSRPSPENSIPDQ
- a CDS encoding MerR family transcriptional regulator gives rise to the protein MTIQTAELTEHQFLGTSELADAAAQLVLHVVPAQNRGNVSDLPDERTVRYYLAQSLLSEPLGRKGSASIFGYHHLLELLVIKRLQAQNLRIKQIREQLTGKSTAELEAILEIPGSPEPPDDFELPDTSATAFLESLLAEKSVDPGATQRQTSTMPVTASQPTHSAWTRIDLEPGLELHIQTGWQFPTEATTRHRLARRIQDALLEAGRRK
- a CDS encoding AIM24 family protein; this translates as MPTFEMINSKLLCVRLNNEEVFTKRGAMIAYKGNVTFAKSSGGAGFGQAAMRVVTNENLQLMVSRGSGEVFYAYLGKHVTLLKLNGERFYAESESILAYDSRLRAGTEFMGNQGGMSGLVRGAVTGQGLFTTTLEGHGELAVLSDGDMIGIDVNPSNPVFVDPDAYIGHRGQLTSSIKTDVSWKTFVGQTSGESYQLQFTGNGTVYIQASER
- a CDS encoding VWA domain-containing protein; the encoded protein is MEHLPKLELISEYPAIPAASDKSFYVLAQVTPPEIGKGTHRPPLNLSLVLDRSGSMGVEKLNHARQAACSLIDRLLPTDRLSLVTFDTRVEVLVPSTLVTDKPALKAAVAEIYGGSRTALHEAWVRGGLEVSRHATASSINRVILLTDGIANVGETRHETILNHTSELTQRGITTSTIGIGFDFQEELLIPMAEAGDGNAFHVVRTTDLEPVLTDEIESMISQIGHSTRLGFMTSAGLDVREILNDFTPVHKQEVRLPNLRAGHPLQIVLVIATNRLKANARSQTVSIRLNWQCQATGDNHSVSQTLFLPIGLASEKAAHPEVRKLVGLLTIARIKREAMRHIDAERYTEAQQLILSAIQMTATLLTNLGNDFRLRAQLKVLDQLEQDLERGDDPAKSRKFLAYQSYATSTCRLDGQPDRKTGS